GATGGGCCTGACCCAGCACCGCAACGCCGTCGCGTCGATCCGCGAGATCTGCAACGTCGCGCTGGTGCGCGGCGACATCGGCAAGCGCGGCGCCGGCCTGTGCCCGGTGCGCGGGCACTCGAACGTCCAGGGTGACCGGACGATGGGGATCTGGGAGCGCGTGCCGGAGCACTTCCTCGACTCGCTCCAGGCCGAGTTCGGCTTCGACCCGCCGCGCGAGCACGGTCTCGACACGGTGGACTCGATCCGCGGGATGCGCGACGGCAAGATCACGTTCTTCATGGGCCTGGGCGGCAACTTCGTGAAGGCCGCGCCCGACACGGAGGTCACCGCCGACGCGTTGGCCACCACCGAGATGACCGTGCAGGTCTCGACCAAGCTCAACCGCTCGCACCTCGAGTGCGGCGACACCGCCCTGATCCTGCCCACCATGGGGCGCACCGAGCACAACGCGACCAGCGCGGGCGAGCAGTTCATCACCGTCGAGGACTCGATGTCGGCCGTCCACGCCTCGCGTGGTGTGATCCCGCCGGTCAGCGAGCACGTGCGCTCGGAGATCGCGATCATCGCGGGCATCGCCGAGGCGACGATCGGCGACCGCCACGGGATCCGCTGGGCCGACATGGCCGAGGACTACAACATCATCCGGCACCACATCTCGCGTGTGGTCCCCGGTTGCGAGGAGTACACGCACAACGTCGACCGCCCCGGCGGCTTCGTCCTGCCGCACGCCCCCCGCGACACCCGGACGTTCGAGACCAGCTCCGGCAAGGCCGAGCTCATCGCGTCCCCGCTGGAGGTGCTGCAGGTCCCGGAGGGGCACCTCGTCCTGCAGACCCTGCGGAGCCACGACCAGTTCAACACCACGATCTACGGGCTCAGCGACCGGTACCGCGGCATCGAGGACGGCCGCCGCGTCGTGTTCATGCATCCCGACGACATCGCCGCGCAGGGATTCAAGGACCGCGACATGGTCGATCTCGTGACCCGCTGGGACGACGACGACGTCGACCGGGTCGCCGAGAAGTTCCGCATCGTCTCGTACGAGACGCCGCGCGGATCGGCGGCGGCCTACTACCCCGAGACCAACTCGCTGGTGCCGCTGGACTCGACCGCGACCGGCAGCAACCAGCCGACGTCGAAGTCCGTCATCGTCCGGGCGGTCCCGGCCGGTCAGGGTCGTTCGGACGACACCGGCGGCTCGCAGGAGGGCGTGGGGTCGGACGACTCCCACAAGACCGACCGCCAGCCCCACCACCTGTCGTGACGGAGGCCGCCGCGACCGATCCGTTCGACCTGCAGCGTTTCGTCGACGCCCAGGGCAACGGCACGTACGAGCGAGCCGTCGCCGAGCTGCGCGACGGTCACAAGACGACGCACTGGATGTGGTTCGTGTTCCCGCAGGTCGCAGGGCTCGGACGCAGCGACACCGCCGTCCGCTTCGCGATCTCCGGGCGCGACGAGGCCGCCGCGTACCTGGCGCATCCGGTGCTCGGGCCGCGCCTGGCCGAGTGCGCGGCGATCCTGGCGGACGCACGGGGCACGGCGACGGACGTCCTGGGTGAGGTCGACGCGCAGAAGCTGCGCTCCTCGGTCACGCTGTTCGCCGAGGTCGCCGACGACCCGGCACCGTTCCGCGCCGTGCTCGACCGGCACTTCGCCGGCCTGGCCGACCAGGCGACGCTCGATCGGCTCTGAGTCGCCGAGCCGCACTGACGACGACGCCGCGGACCGTCTGCGGTCCGCGGCGCCGTCGTCAGCGTGTGACTACTTCTTCTTCGAGACCCGCAGCTTGACCTTCTTGCTCCACGCCGGCGAGTACTCCTCCCCTGTCACGACGTAGGCGCGGATCGTGTGGCGTCCCGGCGCGAGCTTCGGCAGGCGGATCGACTTCGTCCTGCCGACCGTGACCGTCCGGACGATCTTGTTGCCGTCGTGGATCAGCACCGTGGCCTTGCGCGGCGCGACGACCGTGATGCGCAGGAGGGCCCGTTTGCCCGACTTCACGGTGGACTTGGCGAGCTTGATGGTCGCGCGGGTGCCCGCCTTGGCCACCTTGACCGTGGCGGTGGCCGTGCTCGGTGCGACCGTGTCGGACCCGAGATAGCTCGCGGTGACCAGATGGCTGCCGACCGGCACGTTCGTCGGCAGGGTCACCGTGGCCCGACCGCGGGTCACGGTACCCGTGACCTTCCTGCCCGCGACCTGCACCGTGACCTTGCCCGTGGCGGCCGGGTCGGACGCGACGGACACGGTGGCCCGGACAGCCGTCCCGTACGTCGTCGCGGTCCGGTCGAGGCTCACCGAGGTCACCGAGTCCGCGGGACCGGTCCACGGCAGCGCGGGAGCGAACGCGGTGTGCACCGCGGCCCGCGCCTGCTGCTCCACGGCGTACCCGAGGCCGAGCACCAACGCGTCGTCCCACGCACGGCCCACGATCTGCACGTTGTTGGACTGCCCCTCCTCGTTCTTGCCGATCGGCAGGATCGCCGTCGGCAGGCCGATGGACTGGGTCGGGACGCCCGAGGCGCGGTCCGAGCTGAAGATCGCCGACGACGCATCGTTGTTGCCGACGCTCGTGAGGAAGCCCGGATAGATCACCGCGGCGACCGGCTCGCCACCGAAGGCGGAGTCCATCCAGCTGGCGGCGGTCTGCTTGTAGGCGTCCCGGCGCTTCAGCAGGTTGTCGACGCTGGTGTCGTCCATCGGCTGGGCCGTGTAGTTGCCGCTCACGTTGTACGGCAGGTTCGCCGGGCTCTCCATGAGCTGCTTGGTGGTCAGCGGGAAGGCGTTCGGACGCTCCTCGGCGATGTAGCGCTCCCACCCCTCGGCACCGGCGCTGCCGGACGTCGGGAAGCTCCCGGTCGGGTTCGCCGGTGCGGTCGCCTGTCCTTCGGCAACCGGCACCAGCGTGCCGCCGGCCGCCTCGATCGCCGTCCTGGCCTGCTCGAGCGCGACCTGACCGGCGTTGTCGTCCGTGATGGCCGTGGACCGGAACGCCGAGGGGACGTATCCGATGACCTTGCCCTTCAGGGCGTCGCTCCTCAGCGCGGACTTCCACTCGGCCGGCCGGTTGCTGTTGTCGACCCGCGACGTGAGCAGGTCGTCAGGGTTGTTGCCCGTGGTCCGCGTCGCGGTGGCGTCGAGCAGGGAGGCGACGTCGGTGACCGACTTGGCGATCGGGCCGGCGTAGTCCGTCGCCCAGGTCAGTGGCATGACGCCGTTGGTGCTGGTGAGGCCGTCGGTGCCGCGGAACGAGGTCAGGCCGGCGCCGGTGGACGGCGCGTACAGCGAGACCCCGGTCTGGGTGCCCATCGCCCCGGCCGCCAGGTCGGCGCCGACCGCCGTCGCGGATCCGCCCGACGAGCCGAACGACGTCTTGGACGGGTACAGCGCGTTCCACGTCTGCTGGAAGCCGCTCTCGCTGAACGAGCCGGAGTTCGCGAACTCCGACAGGTTCGTCTTGCCGATGATGACCGCGCCGGCCTCGCGCAGCCTGGCGACCTGCCAGGCGTCCGCTCCGGGCTGCCAGTCCTTCAGGGCCAGCGTCCCGCCCGAGGTGGGCATGTCCTTGGTGTCGTACAGGTCCTTCAGTGCGATCGGCACGCCCAGGAGGTCGCCCTTCTCGCCGGCCGCGCGCTTCTTGTCCGCCGCCATCGCCTGGGCGACGGCGTCCTTGGCCACCGTGATGAACGCGTGGAACCCCAGGGCGCCGGAGTCGTAGGCCTCGATGCGGTCGAGGTAGGCCTTGGTGACCTGCACCGAGGTCACCGTGCCGGCGACCATGTCGGCCTGCAGGTCGGCGATGGTCTTGCCGGAGACGTCGTACGCGACCTCTGTCGAGTGCAGGGCGGGGGTCTCCCCGGCCGGGATCTGCAGCGGCTCGGCGCCCGCACAGGCGGCCTGGTACGCGGAGAGGTCCCAGTTCGCGAGCGTGCAGATCTCGTCGAGGGTGAGGTTCGCGAAGTCCGGCTTCGCCGCGGCGGCCGCGGTGTCGGTCGAGATCTGGGACGTGTCGCTGCGCGCACCGACCACGACGTACTGCATGAGGGACGTGGTCCGTCCCGGCTCCACCGTCAGCTCGCGCACGAAGCCGAGGTCGTTCGACCGGCTCCCGGTCGGTGTGTACGCCGTGGTGAACGGGTTGGCCTGCTGGTCACCGAGCCGGGTCACCCCGGACCCGACGACGATGCCGGTGGGCCGGGTGTTCCCGGGAGTCGTTGCGGTGAGCCACGTGTCGTCCGCCTCCGCGACCGTGTCACCGTCGCTGGTGGCGCTGATCGTCGCCTTGTTCGGGCTGGGCGTGGCTCCGGTGGTCGTGTGCCCCGACCCGAGCGATCCGCCGAAGGACACCGCGAACGTCACGGGCTCGGTCGAGGTGTTCGTGAAGGTGTCGAAGAAGCTCGTGGTGTTGGTCGCGGAGGTGACCTGGACCTTGCGCGTCATCACCAGGTCGGCGAGGCGGACCGACCTCGTCGACGTGTACGAGCCGGGCGCCGAGGCCGTGAGACCGAAGCCGCGCATCATCTGGTCGTTCATCCGCGGCGCCTCGTCGTCCGGGGTGTCGACGTGGACGAAGATGTTGCCGAAGCCCTCCATCCTGGACTCGGAGACGTTGCGGATCGAGCCGGTGTCGAGGCCCGGTCGTCGCGCATCGTTGATCTGGACGGTGGCGCCGTTGGTGGTCGACGCGCTCGAGAGCGCCTGGGCCGACGGGGTGACGGCCAGCAGGCCGACTCCGAGCGCCGAGGCGAGCGGGAGGGAGACGAGACGCGCGGCGCGCCTCGACGTGGTGGTGGGCATAGGTGGGCCACGTGCTTTCTGGGCGGGGGAAGTGGTGCCCCCGTTTCTATGCCGCCCGCGTGAACGATCCGCCTCCCGCGTGTTGCCACCGTGTAACGGCCTGGGCCCCCCGACCCGGTCGCCGCCTCAGAACAGGTCGGCTGCCTTCACTGCCGTCTCGTAGATGCCGTACGCCAGCGGCACCAGGACCACGATCCAGGCGATGACCAGCAACGGTCCGGCCTTGTCGATCGCCACGTCGGTGCCGCCGTCGCCGGCGGATTCGACGGGTGCCTCAGCCGTGGCGGCCGCCGCCTTGTCCTCGTGGAAGCGCGAGGCGACCGGCCGGATCAGGAGGTTGGCCACGAACCCGACCGCCAAGATGGCGACCATCGTCAGCAGCGCGGGACGGTAGTCCCCCGCGTTGAGCTTGCCGGGCTCGCCCTGGGCGTCCAGGAACCCGTTGACGATCAGCGGGCCCGCCACGCCCGCGGCCGCCCACGCGGTGAGCAGGCGCCCGTGGATCGCGCCGACCTGGTAGGTGCCGAACAGGTCGCGCAGGTACGCCGGCACGGTCGCGAACCCGCCGCCGTAGAAGCTGATGATGACGCCCGCGAGCAGGGCGAACAGGATCGTGGACGACGAGCCCTGGAAGGCCAAGAAGGCGTACAGGACGATGCCGATGCCCAGATAGCCCACGTACATGTTCTTGCGCCCGACGACGTCGGACGTGGACGACCAGATGAACCGGCCCGCGAGGTTGAACAGCGAGAGCAGCCCGACGAAGCCGGCTGCCGACGCCGCACTGACCGAGGACTTGGAGCCGTCACGGAAGAAGTCCTGGATCATCGGGGAGGCCTGCTCGAGGATGCCGATGCCGGCGGTGACGTTGCAGAACAGCACGACCCACAGCAGCCAGAACTGGGGCGTCTTGATCGCGTTGTCGGCCGAGACGTTGTCGGTCGTGACGAGCGCCTTGGCCTTCACTGTCGACGGGTCGAATCCGGCCGGCTTCCAGCCGTCCGCCGGCACGCGGATGAGCCAGGCGCCGAACAGCATCAGGACGAGGTAGACCAGGCCGAGGGTCACGAACAGCTTGGCCACGGCCGAGCCGGACGCGATGCCCGTCGCGGTGTCGTACTTGTCGTCGTAGATGCCGAGCAGCTTGGACGACAGGGGGCTCGCGATCATCGCGCCGCCGCCGAAGCCCATGATCGCCATGCCTGTCGCGAGGCCGGGACGGTCCGGGAACCACTTGATCAGCGTCGACACCGGGGAGATGTAGCCGATCCCCAGGCCGATGCCCCCGATGAAGCCGTAGCCGAGATAGACGAGCCACAGCTGGTCGGTGGCGATGCCGAGCGAGCCGACCATGAACCCGCCGGACCAGAACACCGCCGCGGTGACCATCGCCCGACGCGGTCCCCCGGTGTCGACCCACGTGCCGAAGATCGCCGCGGACAGGCCGAGCATGACGATCGCGATCGAGAAGATGATCCCGATCTTGGTCAGGCTCGAGTCGAAGTGCTGCACGAGCGACGCCTTGTAGACGCTCGTCGCGTACACCTGCCCGATGCAGAAGTGGACTGCCAGTGCGGCCGGCGGGATCAGCCAGCGGTTGAAGCCGGGCTTGGCGACCGTGTGCCGGCGGTCGAGGACTGCGAGTGCCATGTTCTCCCCCAGATGTGACGTACGACGCTCATCCCAACCTAGGGGCCAAGGACCCTGTGCGCACCCGGGCAGCGTCAGACCATGACCGCCCTGCGCACTGCGTCGCGCAGGAAGTCACGGCGCCGGCGGTGCACGACCTCGTCCTCGTCGGCGGTCGCGGCGTACACGTTGCTCACCGGCGACCACGCCATCGACATCGCGATCACCATCGCCATGATGTCGAACGGATCGCCCTCGACCAGGACACCGGCCGCCTGGCCGGCGGCGATGGCGGCCAGCTTGCCCTGGTCCATCCGGTCGGCGTCCGGGACCAGGTGGCCCGCGGGCCGCCGCTCGAGGCGCGCCCACGTGGCCAGCCGGATCAGGTCGGGCCGCGCGAGGTACTCGTCGTACAGACGGACGGCCCAGTCCCCGGGGTCCTCCGCGCTGATGGGCACCACGTCCATGATCCGCTCGAGCGACGCGGCGAAGACCGTGTCGAACAGCTCGTCCTTGCTGCCGAAGTACGCGTACAGCTGGGCCTTGTTGCTGCGCGCCACCGCGACGATGCGGTCCACCCGAGCCCCCGCGATGCCGTGCTGGGCGAACTCCGCGGTCGCCGCCTCGAGCATGCGGGCGCGGGTCGCCTCACCGCGGGCGCTGAGGGCCGGTGTCTCGGTCATGGGTACAGACTACCAACCGGTCTGTTTGCATCCACGGTCCTCACGGGTTACGGTTAACAGACCAACTAGTAGGTATGTTCTGAGGAGATCGCGATGCGCCCGTCCCACGCCCTGCAGGCCGACCAACCGCACGACGTCCCCCACCGGGTGCGGGTCGAGCGACGGGACCTGCGCCCCGACGACGTGGCGATCCGGGTCACCCACTGCGGTGTCTGCCACTCCGATCTGCACGCGCTCGCGGCCGGCCCGGAGGCCTTCCCGCTCGTGCCGGGCCACGAGTTCGTCGGGGAGGTCGTCGAGGTCGGTCCCGACGTGCGCGACTTCGCCGTCGGCGACCCCGTGGCGGTCGGCAACATCGTCGACTCCTGCGGGGTCTGCCCGATGTGCCGCGCCGACCAGGAGAACTTCTGCCAGGACTTCCCGACCCTCACGTACGGCGGCCGCGACCGGGTCGACGGCAGCACCACCCTCGGCGGGTTCAGCACCGAGTACGTCGCCCGCGACCGGTTCGTCTACCACCGTCCGGCCGGTCTCGACGCTGCGGGCGTCGCTCCCCTGATGTGCGCGGGCGTCACGGTCTGGGAGCCGCTGCGCGCGTGGGGCGTCGGCGACGGATCGGCGGTCGGCGTCGTCGGGCTCGGCGGGCTCGGCCACCTGGCGGTCAAGATGGCGCACGCACTCGGCGCACGCGTGACCGTCTTCACCAGGACGCTCGACAAGGCCGACGACGCTCGCGCGCTGGGCGCCGACGACGTCGTCCTCTCCACCGACGACGCGGCGATGGCCGCCGTGGCCGGCACCCTTGACCTGGTGATCGACACGGTCGCCGTCCCGCACCCGGTCGAGCCCTATCTCCGTGTGCTCGCGATGGACGGCACCCTCTGCTCGCTGGGCCATCTCGGACCGGTGACCGTCGAGACCACGGCCCTGCTCATCGGGCGCAAGCGGCTCTCGTCGTCCGGCAGCGGCGGACGACGGAGCACGCGAGAGATGCTCGACTTCTGCAGCCGGCACGGGATCGTCGCCGACGTCGAGGTGCTGCCGTCGCGGTCGATTGCCGTCGCACTCGAACGCCTCGAGGCCGGTGACGTCCGCTACCGGTTCGTGCTCGACCTCGCCGACCTCTGAGCGGGACCGCCGAGCGACGCCACGGAGGCGTCTCCCGAGCGGGGCTCCGGCGCCCCGGTACAGTTCGAGCGTGAGCGCAACGGCCGGTCGGATCTTCCTGTCCCGCATCGTCGGGCAGGCGGTCTTCGACCCCGCGGGCGACCAGGTCGGCAAGCTGCGCGACGTCGTGGTGGCCATCCGGTCGGCGAAGCAGCGTCCGCGCGTCCTCGGCATCGTCGTGGAGGTCCTCGGCCGGCGCCGTGTGTTCCTGCCCATCACGCGCGTGACGTCGCTCGACTCCGGCCAGATCATCACGACCGGCGTCCTGAACGTCCGCAGGTTCGAGCAGCGCAGCACCGAGACGCTCGCGATCCACGAGCTCCTCGACCGCACCGTGACCCTCCCGGACGGCAACCCGGGCACGGTCTACGACCTCGCGATGGAGCAGGACCCGCGCCGCGACTGGTACATCTCCCACCTCGCGGTCCAGGCGGGCGGCAAGCGCTTCGGCCGCCGCGGCCCCCACCAAGTGCTGGAGTGGGACGAGGTCAAGGGCCTCACCTCCGAGGAGACCGGCCAGGGCGCGACGCACCTGCTCGCCACGATGGACGAGATGCGTGCCGTCGACGTCGCCAACGCCCTGCGGGACCTGCCCTCCAAGCGCCGCATGGAGGTCGTCTCCGAGCTCGACGACGAGCGCCTCGCCGACGTCCTCGAGGAGCTCCCCGAGAAGTACCAGATCGAGATCCTCGGCGTGCTCGACCCGGGCCGTGCGGTCGACGTGCTCACCGAGATGGACCCCGACGACGCGGCCGACCTGCTCGGCGAGCTCCCGCCGGCGACGGCGGAGGGGCTGCTGCTGCAGATGGAGCCGCAGGACGCCCAGGACGTGCGCCGTCTGCTGTCGTACGAGGAGCGCACGGCCGGCGGCATGATGACGACCGAGCCGGTGGTCCTGTCGCCCGACGCGACGATCGCCGAGGCCCTGGCACGCGTCCGCAACCCCGACCTCATCCCCGCGCTGGCCTCGCTGGTCTACGTGTGCCGGCCCCCGCTCGAGACGCCGACCGGCAGGTTCCTCGGCATCGTGCACTTCCAGGCCCTGCTGCGCGAGCCCCCGTCGACCCTCGTCGGGGCGATCGTCGACAACGACATCGACTGGCCCCGTCCCGGGGCGTCGCTGCAGCACGTCGCCAACCTGCTGGCGGCGTACAACATGGTCGCGCTTCCCGTCGTCGACGAGAACTCCCACCTGCTCGGGGCGGTGACCATCGACGACGTCCTCGATCACCTGCTCCCGGAGGGGTGGCGCGAGAGCGACCCGGACAACGCGGAGGTGGTCACCCATGGCTGAGCGCGCACGTCTCGACCAGCCCCGCGAGGTCCGCCGGTCCATCCGCCCCCGCCGCCGCGAGCTCGATCCAGAGCGCTTCGGCCGGTTCGCGGAGTCCACCGCCCGGTTCCTCGGCACCGCCACGTTCATCGCGTGGATGACGGTCTTCGTCGCGATCTGGATCGGCTGGAACATGCCGTACGGTCCCGATCGTCACCGGTGGGACGAGTACCCGTTCATCTTCTTGACCCTCATCCTGTCGCTGCAGGCGTCGTACGCAGCCCCGCTGATCCTGCTGGCGCAGAACCGGCAGGAGGCCCGCGACCGCGTCACGCAGGAGCAGGACCGTGACGCGACCGCGCAGGCGGCCGCCGACATGGAGTTCCTGGCCCGCGAGGTCGCCAGCCTGCGCCTGGGCATCGGCGAGGTCGCGACTCGCGACTTCATCCGCGGTGAGCTCCGCAACTTGGTCAACGACCTGGAGAAGCGCGACGACGTCGGCGAGGACGAACCGGCCCCCTAGGCACGGACCGCCTGGACGATCGCGTCGTGCATCGTCCCGGCCTGCCCCTGACGGCGGACCGTCGTGACGTCGATCGACGACCACTCCGACGGGTCGAGCCAGCCGGCCGCCTCCTCGCCGGTCCAGCGGACGTCCGGGAACTCGTGGTCGCCGTGCCGCTCGTCGATCGGGTCGTGCCCGACGAGCAGGAGCGTGCCTCCCGGCGCGACCGCTGCGCCCAGCTGCCGGTAGAGCGTCGTCAGCGCGGGGCGCGGGAGGTACATGAACTGCGCCGACACCAGGTCGTACGCCCCGGGGTCACCCAGCCACGTGCCGAGGTCGACCTGCTGCCAGGTGATCGCGTCCGCGACCCCGGCCTCCACCGCGTGCCGGGCCGCCTTGTCGAGGGCGACCCGGGACACGTCGAGCGCCGTGACGGTCCAGCCCTGGCGGGCCAGCCAGATCGCGTCGGCGCCCTCGCCGGCACCGACGTCCAGCGCCCGTCCCGGGGCCATCCCGGTCACCCTGTCGACGAGCTGCGGATTGGGCTGCCCGCTCCAGATCCGGTCCTCGGACCCGTACCGCTCGTCCCAGAACTCCTCGGTGAACATGTCTCCGCTCATCTGTCCCTCACGACCCTCGTCTCGTCCCACACCGGCTCGTCCGACTCGTACAGCCTGCCATCGGCCCCGAACACCAGGAACCGGTCGAAGCTCCGCGCGAACCACCGGTCGTGGGTCACCGCCACGACCGTGCCCTCGAAGGTCGACAGGGCCGCCTCGAGCGCCTCGGCCGACTCCAGGTCGAGGTTGTCGGTCGGCTCGTCCAGCAGCAGCATCGTCGCGTGCGCGAGCTCGAGCAGCAGGATCTGGAACCGGGCCTGCTGCCCTCCGGACAGCTGGTCGAACGCCTGGTCGCCGGCCTTCGCCAGGCCGTACCGGTCGAGCGCCTTCGCCGACCCCTCGTGGCCCATCCCCCGCCGGTGGCCGTCGCCGTGGTGGAGGATCTCGAGCAGCGTGCGACCCATCAGCGACGGGTGCTCGTGCGTCTGGGCGAACCAGCCGGGACGGACCCGCGACCCCAGCCGCGCCATCCCCGTGTGGTCGACCGGTGGCGGCACGACCTCACCGACCGGCTCGTGCTCGATGTCGGGACGGGAGCCGCCGGCGGCGAGCAGCCGCAGGAAGTGCGACTTGCCCGACCCGTTGCTGCCCAGCACGGCGACCCGCTCCCCGAACCAGATCTCCAGGTCGAACGGCTGCATGAGCCCCGTGAGCTCGACCTGCTCGGCGACGACCGCCCGCTTGGCCGTGCGCCCGCCCTCGAGCCGCATCCGCAGGTTCTGCGCGATCGGCACCGCCTCCGGAGGTCCCTCACGCTCGAAGCGGTCCAAGCGGGTCTGCGCGGCCTGGTACCTCGCTGCCATGTCCGAGTTGTAGGCGGCCTTCTGCCGGTACATCAGCACGAGCGCCTTGAGCTTGGCCCGCTCCTCGTCCCAGCGCAGCCGACGCTCCTCGAGCTTGGCGTTGCGGTCCAGCCGGGCCTGCAGGTACGTCGAGAACCGTCCCGGGTGCACCCACAGCGTGCTGCCGGCCGCTCCGGGCTCGAGGGTCGCGATCCGTTGAGCGACCCGCTCGATGAGCTCGCGGTCGTGGCTCACGAACAGCACGGTCTTGGGCGTCTCCACGAGCCGTTCCTCGAGCCACCGCTTGGCCGGAACGTCGAGGTAGTTGTCGGGCTCGTCCAGCAGGAGCACCTGCTCGGGCCCGCGGAGCAGCGCCTCGAGCACGAGCCGCTTCTGCTCGCCACCGGACAACGTCGTGACCTGGCGGTACTGGGCCTGCTGGAACGGCACGCCGAGCGCCGCCATCGTGCACATGTCCCACATCGCCTCGTGCTCGTAGCCGCCGGCGTCGCCCCAGTCGACGATCGCCTGCGCGTACGCCATCTGGTCCTGCTCCTCGTCGCGCTCGATCATCGCGAGCTCGCTGCGGTCGACCTCGGCGGCGGCCGCGCGGACGACCGGCGGAGCGACCGACACGAGCAGGTCGCGCACCGTGCTGTCGTCGCGGACCGACCCGATGAACTGGCGCATGACGCCGAGCCCGCCGGTCACGGTGACCGCCCCGGAGTGCGGGTCGAGGTCGCCGGTGGCGATGCGCGTCAGCGTCGTCTTGCCCGTCCCGTTGGGACCGATGAGTGCGACCTTCGCGCCCTCGCCGACACGGAGGCTGACGTCGGACAGCAGCGGCCGCCCGTCGGAGAGCGTGAAGCTGATCGAGCTGAGGTCGAGGTGTCCCACGCGTCCATCGTCGCAGCGCGGCCCGGTTAGGTCACACTCAGCCATCCCGTTGCCGTACCCCCCGTACGATGGGGGCATGGCAGTCGTCACCGAAGAACAGATCCGCGCCGCTCTCGGCACGGTCAACGATCCCGAGATCAAGCGTCCCATCACCGAGCTCGGCATGGTCGACGCGATCACGATCGAGGATGCGCAGATCACCGTCCGCCTCCTGCTGACCGTCTCCGGCTGCCCGCTGAAGGACACCCTCACGCGTGACATCACCGCAGCGGTCGGTGCCGCGGCGCCGGCGCACGCCGTGGTCGTCGACATGGGCGTCATGACCGACGAGCAGCGCAAGGACATGCAGGCGATGCTGCGCGGTGGCCGCGCCGACCGTGAGGTGCCGTTCGCGCAGCCCGGCTCGCTGACCAAGGTGTACGCGATCGCGTCCGGCAAGGGCGGTGTGGGCAAGTCCACCGTCACCGTCAACCTGGCGCTCGCGATGGTGCGCCGCGGCCTGAAGGTCGGCATCGTCGACGCCGACATCTACGGCCACTCGATCCCCGACATGCTGGGCGTGGGCGACATCCGCCCGACCCAGGTCGAGGACATGATCATGCCCGTCCCGATCAAGGGCCTCAAGGTCATCAGCATCGGGATGCTCAAGCCCCGCAAGGACCAGGTCGTCGCCTGGCGCGGCCCGATGCTCGACCGTGCCCTCGTGCAGATGCTCAGCGACGTCTACTGGGGCGATCTCGACGCCCTGCTGCTGGACCTCCCGCCCGGAACCGGCGACATGGCCATCAGCCTCGGCCAGCACCTGCCCAACGCCGAGGTCCTCGTCGTGACGACGCCGCAGCCCGCTGCGGCGGACATCGCCGAGCGCGCCGGCACGATGGCCTCGATGATGCACCAGCGCGTGGTCGGCGTCATCGAGAACATGTCGTACCTGCAGATCCCCGGCGGCGAGCGCATGGAGATCTTCGGCTCCGGTGGAGCCGCGAAGGTCGCCGAGACGCTCAGCGGCCGCTTCGGCTACGACGTCCCGATGCTCGGGCAGATCCCCCTCGACCAGACGCTGCGCGAGGGCGGCGACGCCGGCGACCCGATCGTCCTGGCGGACCCGGACTCGGAGTCGGCCAAGATCCTGCAGGGCGTCGCGGACCAGCTCAGCGGACGCTCGCGCGGCCTCGCCGGCATGCAGCTGGGGCTCGCACCCGCCGGTCGCCTGTAGGGTCCCAGCATGTTCGGCATGGGCATGCCCGAGATCGGTCTGATCCTCGTGGTCGCCCTGCTCGTCTTCGGACCCGAGAAGCTCCCCGAGCTCGCCAAGCAGGCCGGCGGGTTCGTCCGCACCCTGCGG
Above is a genomic segment from Aeromicrobium chenweiae containing:
- a CDS encoding ABC-F family ATP-binding cassette domain-containing protein, with amino-acid sequence MGHLDLSSISFTLSDGRPLLSDVSLRVGEGAKVALIGPNGTGKTTLTRIATGDLDPHSGAVTVTGGLGVMRQFIGSVRDDSTVRDLLVSVAPPVVRAAAAEVDRSELAMIERDEEQDQMAYAQAIVDWGDAGGYEHEAMWDMCTMAALGVPFQQAQYRQVTTLSGGEQKRLVLEALLRGPEQVLLLDEPDNYLDVPAKRWLEERLVETPKTVLFVSHDRELIERVAQRIATLEPGAAGSTLWVHPGRFSTYLQARLDRNAKLEERRLRWDEERAKLKALVLMYRQKAAYNSDMAARYQAAQTRLDRFEREGPPEAVPIAQNLRMRLEGGRTAKRAVVAEQVELTGLMQPFDLEIWFGERVAVLGSNGSGKSHFLRLLAAGGSRPDIEHEPVGEVVPPPVDHTGMARLGSRVRPGWFAQTHEHPSLMGRTLLEILHHGDGHRRGMGHEGSAKALDRYGLAKAGDQAFDQLSGGQQARFQILLLELAHATMLLLDEPTDNLDLESAEALEAALSTFEGTVVAVTHDRWFARSFDRFLVFGADGRLYESDEPVWDETRVVRDR
- a CDS encoding Mrp/NBP35 family ATP-binding protein, which produces MAVVTEEQIRAALGTVNDPEIKRPITELGMVDAITIEDAQITVRLLLTVSGCPLKDTLTRDITAAVGAAAPAHAVVVDMGVMTDEQRKDMQAMLRGGRADREVPFAQPGSLTKVYAIASGKGGVGKSTVTVNLALAMVRRGLKVGIVDADIYGHSIPDMLGVGDIRPTQVEDMIMPVPIKGLKVISIGMLKPRKDQVVAWRGPMLDRALVQMLSDVYWGDLDALLLDLPPGTGDMAISLGQHLPNAEVLVVTTPQPAAADIAERAGTMASMMHQRVVGVIENMSYLQIPGGERMEIFGSGGAAKVAETLSGRFGYDVPMLGQIPLDQTLREGGDAGDPIVLADPDSESAKILQGVADQLSGRSRGLAGMQLGLAPAGRL